The Natrinema sp. DC36 genome includes the window GTCTGGATGTCCTCGAAGAGGTCGTCGCCGGCTCCGTCGCCCAGCAGGTAGTCCGCGATCGCGCGGACGGTGTTGTGCTCGCGCTCGCGCTTGGAGTACTTCAGTTCGCCCGACAGCGCTTGCGAGAGGGTCGCGAGCGACTCGTCGTCGGTCGGATGCCGGTCGACTGTATAGGTAATATCGAGCTCGAGTCGGTCCTCGACGCGTTCGACGATGTCGCGGTAGCCCTCGTCGGGGACGTGGGCGATGATCTCCGGATAGTCGTTGCGCTCGAGGTAGCGCTGCAGGACGTCGGCGACGAACTGCTTTTCGTCTTCGGACCAGCGGCCGGTCACGACAGTGTCGTAGTGTTGGGCGGGGTAGGTCGTCTCGAGTTCCTGCGGGACGACGCCGATTGGGCTGGTCATCGAGACGAGGTGGGCGCGCCACTGAATCGCGTCGTGGAACTGGCGGTGGCTCTGCGACTCGCTGTAGGGCTTTGCGGCCGAACACGGAACGAGCACGAGCGGATTCTCGAACCGGTTGCGGTACCGCGTCGTCACCCGGTCTGCGAAGCGCTGGATCTCCACCCGGCGAAGGGTGTCCGCGGACGCGGCGTCGATCTGGGCGTCCCGAAGGATAGGCGTGCGCTCCTCGAGGTAGCCCCACTGCGAATCCAGTTCGCGCATCGCGGCGGTGAGCCACTGGTCGTGGCGGGCCTGTCCCTCGACGTAATCCCGGAGGCGGCCGTCCCGGATCCGACGGCGGACGATCGCCAGTTCTGACTCGAGGGCGTTGACGTTGTGTTCCGCACAGTCCTCGCGGGTGAACTCCTCGCGGGGCCGTTGGCAGGCGGGACACGAGCAGGGGAGCTCCTCGAGATCCTCGAGGAAGTACGCCTCGTCGGTCGTCAGATAGCGGCCCTCGGTGCCCTTCACGACAGCGGCGGTCTCGTCGAACAGATCGACGCCGGCGTAGGCCAGCAGGGCGACGTTCCGCGGCGTCGCGACGCCGGAAAACAGCAGGGCGGTGTCGGCGGGAATCGCCTCCCGGACGGTCACGACGGCCTCGACCAGCGCAGCGCCGTGGCCCATCACCGACTGGACGTTCGAGAGGGCGTAGGCGTCCGTCCCCTGGGATTCGACGCTCTCGCTCGAGACGACCGCGACGCTGGGATACTCGACGTCGGGGGAGTCGACGGCGAACGACTCCTGAACTTCCTCGGCGGTGCCGCCGGGGAACGCCCGGTGGGGGAGCACCGTGAGCCGCGACTCGTCGCCCGCGGGAATCCCGCGATCCTCGCTCCAGAGCGAGCCCGCGTCCTCGAGGACGTCGTCGACGAGTGCGGGCGTCGTCACCGGCGAAGAGAGGCGGAGTTCGCCCACGCGCGCGGCCCCGTCGCGCTCGTGTACTTCGAAATACTCGGTCATACTCGATATGACCGCGGCGAGCGAAAGAGGTTGTCGATAGCGAGCGGTCCCGCGGCCGGACTCCGAGCGTGCTCGAGCTGCCGGTGAACGTCTCGAGGCGAGCGAATCTGGAGACTCCTACGGGCGATTCACGAGCTGCATACCCGTCGTTTATCGTGAATATTTCGGCGTGGATTACTGAGTATCAAAACTGAATCCATTGCAGGATAGTTGGGAAAATTAATCTTTATGCTCTTGCAGTTGGAGGTCACCCTATATGTCATCGGAAACAAAACTGCGATCGACGGACGGGTTCAGAGCGTTTCTGGCCGTGTTCCTGGTCGCAGTCGTTGGGGTAGCGACGATCGGACTGCCGATCGTCTTCGGGGGAATGACGACGACCGTCGAAGCGACCGAGCCGGAGCCAGAGTTCGAATCGTACGACTCGATCTCGCAAGCCGAATCGCAACTCGGTTCGGCCGACGAGATCTATCTCGGGGAGAACGGCAGCGCCGTCCTTCGCTATGACGATGAAACGAACGTCGACACGCTCGAGGTGGGGATGGACGTCAGCGAAGGACTGGTCCACGTGCTGGTGGTCGACGACGTCGAGAACCCCGACGACGAACTCGAGTCGGCGAATTTCTCGACGATCCTCGATAAGCAGGGGCTCTCCGGGAGCGGTTCGATGGTCATGCAGCAACCCGACGACCTCGAGAACTTCGAACTCGACGTCTCCGGCGAAGTCTCCGAAGAGACGAACGAGTTCGAGGGCTCCGCGTCCGGCACGTTCGACAGCGAAGCAACGACGACCGGAGCGGTCAGTACGAACGGTCACGTCACTGCAACTGCAGACCGACTCGAGACGAGCGGGAGCGTCTCGGTCGACTCGTCCGAAGCGTCGGGTGCCGACGGGGCCGACGAGTATCTCGACGTCTCGCTGCAGGAGACGAGCGACGGCTACGAGGTCGACGTCGCACGGGAGATAACCGTCGACGCCACGTCGGCCGATCAGTGGTCGACACAGGAACAGGCCGAACGGACGCTCTGGCGGAACTATGGCGTCTACGCCGCGTTGTTGGGCGGGTCCAGTGAGATCGACGTCACGAAACACGATTTCGAGGAGAGATCGAACGGCGAACACCGGCTCGACATCGAATTCACCGTCGAGTACACGGGTGTCGACGGCGGCATCGAAGAGCGACTCACGGATCAGCTGGCGAGCGATCCGACGATGGATCTGAGTCGATCGGAGGCGCAGGCGATCGCGACCAGCGTCACCGACGTCGATATCGAGACGCTCGAGTTCATGATCGACGAACGCGGTAGCTCGACGGCCGTCGAATGGGATGTCGCGATCGCAAACTACGACGAGCTGACGGTCGAACTGCTCGATCTGGCGGAAGCGACCAGCACGAACGACCAGCTCCCGGCGGAGGACCTCGAGAACGCACGGACGGCCTTCGAAGCCCAGCAAGCGGCTGCTCTCGAGATGAATCTCGACTGGGACGGCTCGATCGAACAGACGTCGTCCGACGAGATGACGCTCGACGCCTCACTGACGAGCGACACCGAAAACTGGGACGCTTACATCGACGAACTCGAGTCTCGAGGCGTCGAACCCCCGAACGACGTTACGTTCGACCTGTCGGCCGAAACCGACGGCGACCAGCTCGCGATCGACGGCGAGTTCGAACTCGGGGCCGAGGATCTGGCCAGTCAGGCGGTCAAAAACTGGGCGCAATCGGCCCAGACCGGACCGATGTCGCCGACGTCCCCGGAAGCCGATCAGTTCGTTTCGGCGCTGGCAGAATCCGAACTCGAGGTCCTCCGCGTCGACGCGGGTATCGACGACGGCACGGTGCGCGTCGAAGGCGGGGCGCGGTTCGACGACATGAGCACGCTCACCGAGACGGTCAGCGAGAGCATGGCTATCAGCGGGATCGCGACCGAACAGGACGGAGAGACGGCGTCGATGTACGTCTACGTCGACGACATGGGCGAGGTCGACACCGCGTCGGCGACGAAATCCGATCTCGAGCAGTTCAGTGTGGTCGATTCCGAGACCACCGTCCACCGAGCCGGCGAGTGGGACGACGACCTCCCCGCGATCGAGACCGAGGAAATGAGCGAGTTCCTCGAGACCCAGGACGACGAAAACACGGCGGAAAGCGGTGACGAGGACGAAGACGACGGTTCCGATAGCGTTCCCGGCTTCGGAATCGGAATCGGACTCGCGTCGATCGCCGGGCTGCTAACGGCGCTCGTGCTCCGACGGCGAGCGTAACGCATCGGCGATCGGTGCGACCGTTCTTTTGGCGACGTCGGTACCAGCACCCGACAGCAGCGCCGGGTGTGCGATCGGACGATCGTTCGGACGGCGAGACGCGGCTAAACGGTCTCGAGGAACGTCGCGGTCGCCGACGTGTGCCCGCGGTTGAACGAGAGGATCTTGATCCGGATCACGTCGGTCGGCTCGCAGCCGCCGGGGACGTCCTCGACGAAGACGACGAACCCTTCTATTTTGCCGACCGCCTGTCGCTCGCCGGAGTGGTGGTCGGTAAATTCGCTGATAGCGACGCTCTCGACGTCGCCGATCTCAACCGGTGGGTCGCGCTTCTGGGCCGCTCTGTGACGGTCCCGGGATCGCCGCTCGTCCGCGGAGCCACCGCGGATCCGTTTGAATACCCACGAGCCGAACACGAGGACGACGAGCAGGCCGATACCGAGCACCGCTTGATCGAGCATACTGAAACGGGCCGGCGCGTGGGGCTTCCGTGTTCCGATTCCGACGGCGCGTCGGTGACCGGGATCGATCACCGCGGGTCGGAAACGCTTTTCGCCGACGGTGCGACGGTCGAGTACGGCTCTCGAATCGCCGCTGCCCTTTTACCTCCCCGTCCGTTCGAATACGTCGTGACCTTCTCATTCAGCGGATCGACCGGTGACGGCAGCAGCGAGCCATTACATATCGCCGTCATTCGCGCGGTTGCAGCGCACCGGAAGGTAGATCCGATCGAGTTGCCACCCCTCTACGAGTGGATCGACCCCGATTCGCTGGACGCCCTCTTCGAGCCGACGCGACGCAACGGCCCCCGACGTGGTCGTCTCGAGTTCACATACGATGGCCACGCGATCACCGTGGACTGCACCGACGACGTCACGATTTCGGTCGATGGCTCGCCGGCCGCCGAATCAATCACGGCCGGATCCGACCGCGGGACCCCCACCGGCGCGTAACTCGAGTTGTCGGTCACCCCGCGTCCGACTGCCGGACGACGATTTCACTTCGTACTGGAATCCGCCCGACTGGAATACATTCGACCCGCAGCGTGATTCGATTCGAGCGGTGCGCTCGGCTCGAGTGACCGACCGAACGGTAGCGAAAACGAATCCGAAACCGATCCGAGCGGAAACGAATCGGCTACCGGAGCGGACGAAGCGCCGAATCCGGTGCCTTCAGTACCCTTGTCGGCACGGCCGGCGGTGCGGTTCTCGCTGCTCGTCGGCTCGCCTCGAGCGATGCCGATCAACCGAACGACGACTGACGCTGCGCGCGTCGGCCGTGGCGACGCGAGTTCGGCAGTGGGAAACCGTCGTCACCGGCCGTCGTTACCCCGGAGATCGACGAAATCGACAGAGTCGGGAACGCGCTCGAGGACGCCCGCGGGCCATCCCCGATGCGCGAGCGTGACCGCAGCGTCCGGATTCACCTCGACGAGCCGAGCGACGCCGTCGGCCGCGGCCTCGAGCGCCGCCCGATCGGTCCGCTCGGGGACTTCCGCGGTGAGCGGGTAGCTCCTCGAGAGCGCCCGCGGGAAGGGACCGAACGGCGGCTCGACGCGCCAGGCATCGTCGAACTCGTCGCTTCGCGGGGAATCCCCCTCCGTGAGCAACAGGGAGTCGGGGACGGACAGCCGCTCGAGGCGCTCGTGGTGGCGGACGACCTCGGGCCGGCGCGCGCTCTCGTGGGAGGTGTAGAAAAACGACCCCTTCGAGACGGGATCCGAGCGCTCGAGCTGGGCGGCGTGATCGAGCAGCGTGCGATAGCCGTCGAGCATCGTCGGGTGGGCGCGGGCGCGCTGCTCGACGAGTTCGAGCAGGTTTCCGGCGCGGATCGCCTCCTTGATCCGGCGGATCTCGGCGAAGGTGACGTGGAGGTTGTGCGCGGCCAGTTCCGACTCGCGTTCGTCGTCGGGGAGCGCGCGGAGTTCGTCGGGCGAGTACTCGGTACAGACGGCACAGGAACAGGGGAGGTACTCGAGGTCCGCGAGGTGACGGGTTCCCCGAACCGTCAGATAGCGGTCGTCGCGGGCGTAGAGCGCGTAGGCCGCCGAGTCGAACAGGTCACAGCCCATCGCGACGGCGAGCGCGAACATCATGGGGTGACCGGCACCGAAGAGGTGGACCGGCGCGTCGGCTCCCAGCCCGCGTTTGGCGGCGGCGACGACGTCGATCATGTCGTCGTAGCGGTAGTCGTTCATAAGGGGGACGACCGCGCCGACCGGGAACACGTCGAGATCGGTCCCGTCGGCGTGTCGACCGGCACGCTCGCGGAGGTCCGGATAGGTCGACCCCTGGACCGGCGCGCTGACGAGCATCTCGCCCGTGTCGGCGGCCTCGGCGATCTCGAGTCGCTCCTGCGTCGTCTCGAGGTCTGCGTCGGCCCGTTCGTGGGGGACGTCCGGCGGAGTCGGGATGTCGACCGGCGTGGCGATATCGGAGCCGATCTCGCGCTGAAAGGCGAGGATTTCCTCGGTCGTCACGTCGATCTCGCCGTATTCCGACAGCTGAAAGGAGCCGGAGTCAGTCATGATCGCGCCCGGGAAGTCCAGAAGTTCGTGCAGGCCCTTCTCGAGGGCGCGTTCGTGAAGGGTATCGTCGCCGTGGATGATGTATGAGTTCGTGATCAGGATTTCCGCGCCGAACTCCGTGGCGAGCCGGCGAGGGCTGATCGTATCCAGATTCGGATTGATCACCGGCAGCAGCGCCGGGGTTTCGACGGTGACGTCGGCACGGGGGACGGTGAGTTCCCCGATACGACCGCCGGCGTCGGTATCCCGGACTTCGAAGCACTCGCGCATTGACCCTGGGTTGGACCGTCGGACGTAAGTCGTGACGGTTTTCACCTGGCTGACCGGAGCGGCACGACTCGTTCCGAACCGTTTGCGCGAGGCTTTCGAGACGAAGATAGCCGAGAACGATCCCGTGATCAGTGAGGAGGGGAGACGAAGGCGCTTTACGCTGCGGGCCGCTTTCGTCCCCTAATGAGTAAACCCACGCCCGAAGTCTACGAGCAGGGCAAGGGCATGGACGCCCACAATCAGGCGATGCGGGAGATCCGCTCTCGCAAGGAGGCCAGCTACGATCCCCACGAGCCCACGCGCGTCTGGCTCGACGAGGACAACACTCCCGACGGCGTCAAGACGAGTCTGACGATCATTCTCAACACCGGCGGCTGCCGGTGGGCCCGCGCCGGCGGCTGTACGATGTGTGGCTACGTCGCCGAGAGCGTCGACGGCGGCTCCGTGAGACACGACGCCCTGATGGATCAGATCGATATCTGTCTGGAACACGAGGAAGACAACGCCGAGGAGCCGGCCGACCTGATCAAAATCTACACCTCCGGGTCCTTCCTCGACGAGCGCGAGGTCGGCGCGGAGAGCCGCCGAGCGATCGCCGACACCTTCGCCGACCGCGAGCGCATCGTCCTCGAGTCCCTGCCCGATTTCGTCGACCGCGAGAAGATCGGCGACTTCACCCGGCACGGCATCGATACGGACATCGCGATCGGCCTCGAGACGGCCACCGACCGCGTGCGCCACGACTGCGTGAACAAGTATTTCGACTTCGCGGACTTCGAGGACGCCTGTGCGGAAGCCGCCGTTGCAGACGAGAACGCTGGCGGCGACACGGCGGCCGGGATCAAGGCCTACCTCCTGATGAAGCCGCCCTTCCTCACCGAGTCCGAAGCGGTGGCGGACATGATCTCCTCGATCGAACGCTGTGCGGACGTCGACGGCTGTCACACCGTCTCGATGAACCCGTGTAACGTCCAGCGCTACACGATGGTCGACGACCTCTACTTCAACGACGGGTACCGCCCGCCGTGGCTCTGGTCGGTGGCACACGTACTTGAGGAAACGGCTGATGTCGACGCCATCGTCGTCTCCGACCCCGTGGGCCACGGCTCCGATCGCGGCCCGCACAACTGCACGGAGTGCGACGACCGCGTCCAGAAGGCGATCAAGGACTTCGACCTGCGGCAGGATCCGTCGGTCTTCGAGCAGGTCTCCTGCGAGTGCGAACTGACCTGGGAGACCGTCATCGAGCGCGAACGGAGCTTCAATCAGCCGCTGACTCGATAGCGAAACCACCGATAGCTGCCGACTCGATGGCTTCTGGTTGTAGAAGCCGGCCGCACTTATTTGACCGCAGTCCCGGTACCGTTCCGCATGGCACTCCCGTCGTTTTCTGACTACTGGAACGAACTCGAGCCCGCGCTGTTGATACTCGTCGGATTCCTCCTGTTCGTCTTTCCCGAGCCCGCGACCTCCGCGCTGGGCGCGGGGCTCATGCTACTCGGTGTTAGCTGGTGGTTCTACGAATGGGGGCGCTGAGCTCTAATCGCCGGTCGCCGGTTCGTCCACTGACGCTCGAACTGCTTCCGTGTCGGCGCGGGGCACCTCGAGCGTGACGACGGTGCCGCGGGGGTCGTTGTCCGCGAAGGAGAGCCGCCCGCCGGCCTGTCTGACGATCCAGTTGACCAGCCAGAGCCCGAGGCCGCTCCCGTGGCGAAGCTGCGTAATCTCCCGGTCGCCCTCGAGCAGTTCTCGCTCCTCGTCCGGCATGCCAGGACCGTCGTCGGCGATGGACACGGTCACGATCTCGTCGTCCGATCGATCCCGGAGCGTTACGTCGATCGTCGGCCGCGCCCGATCGCTGTGCTCGACGGCGTTTTCCAGGATCTGGAAGACGGCCGTCTGAAGGTACTCGTCGGCTCGGGCGAACGTTCGGTCCGGCAGCGAGCAGTCGATATCCACTTCGTGGGCGCGCTCGAGGCGGTCGGCCGCTCGTTCGACGGCCGCGGAGAGGTCGATCGGTCCGGCCGGGACCTCCTCGCGGTCGAGTACCCGTTCGACGGCGCGAGTCTTCTCCGCGAGGCCAGTGAGTTCGCTCGCACGATTTCGGATGGTCTCGACGTACTCGCGGTTCCCGTCGGCGATGGTGTCGGGGAGCATCTCGGCGCAGCCGTTGATGATGTTCATCCC containing:
- a CDS encoding archaeosine biosynthesis radical SAM protein RaSEA, whose translation is MSKPTPEVYEQGKGMDAHNQAMREIRSRKEASYDPHEPTRVWLDEDNTPDGVKTSLTIILNTGGCRWARAGGCTMCGYVAESVDGGSVRHDALMDQIDICLEHEEDNAEEPADLIKIYTSGSFLDEREVGAESRRAIADTFADRERIVLESLPDFVDREKIGDFTRHGIDTDIAIGLETATDRVRHDCVNKYFDFADFEDACAEAAVADENAGGDTAAGIKAYLLMKPPFLTESEAVADMISSIERCADVDGCHTVSMNPCNVQRYTMVDDLYFNDGYRPPWLWSVAHVLEETADVDAIVVSDPVGHGSDRGPHNCTECDDRVQKAIKDFDLRQDPSVFEQVSCECELTWETVIERERSFNQPLTR
- a CDS encoding RNA-binding protein, with protein sequence MLDQAVLGIGLLVVLVFGSWVFKRIRGGSADERRSRDRHRAAQKRDPPVEIGDVESVAISEFTDHHSGERQAVGKIEGFVVFVEDVPGGCEPTDVIRIKILSFNRGHTSATATFLETV
- a CDS encoding HalOD1 output domain-containing protein; its protein translation is MTFSFSGSTGDGSSEPLHIAVIRAVAAHRKVDPIELPPLYEWIDPDSLDALFEPTRRNGPRRGRLEFTYDGHAITVDCTDDVTISVDGSPAAESITAGSDRGTPTGA
- the arcS gene encoding archaeosine synthase subunit alpha; amino-acid sequence: MTEYFEVHERDGAARVGELRLSSPVTTPALVDDVLEDAGSLWSEDRGIPAGDESRLTVLPHRAFPGGTAEEVQESFAVDSPDVEYPSVAVVSSESVESQGTDAYALSNVQSVMGHGAALVEAVVTVREAIPADTALLFSGVATPRNVALLAYAGVDLFDETAAVVKGTEGRYLTTDEAYFLEDLEELPCSCPACQRPREEFTREDCAEHNVNALESELAIVRRRIRDGRLRDYVEGQARHDQWLTAAMRELDSQWGYLEERTPILRDAQIDAASADTLRRVEIQRFADRVTTRYRNRFENPLVLVPCSAAKPYSESQSHRQFHDAIQWRAHLVSMTSPIGVVPQELETTYPAQHYDTVVTGRWSEDEKQFVADVLQRYLERNDYPEIIAHVPDEGYRDIVERVEDRLELDITYTVDRHPTDDESLATLSQALSGELKYSKREREHNTVRAIADYLLGDGAGDDLFEDIQTTSRYPKIQVRDNEDTQLATMVPQYGTLSFTLAGARRWLESDAPTKRVEIDGFVPHGSVLAPGVVDADEDIRVGDEVVVEGPKAFAVGRAEMFGREMAESTRGVASEIRHVEEK
- the tgtA gene encoding tRNA guanosine(15) transglycosylase TgtA, with the protein product MRECFEVRDTDAGGRIGELTVPRADVTVETPALLPVINPNLDTISPRRLATEFGAEILITNSYIIHGDDTLHERALEKGLHELLDFPGAIMTDSGSFQLSEYGEIDVTTEEILAFQREIGSDIATPVDIPTPPDVPHERADADLETTQERLEIAEAADTGEMLVSAPVQGSTYPDLRERAGRHADGTDLDVFPVGAVVPLMNDYRYDDMIDVVAAAKRGLGADAPVHLFGAGHPMMFALAVAMGCDLFDSAAYALYARDDRYLTVRGTRHLADLEYLPCSCAVCTEYSPDELRALPDDERESELAAHNLHVTFAEIRRIKEAIRAGNLLELVEQRARAHPTMLDGYRTLLDHAAQLERSDPVSKGSFFYTSHESARRPEVVRHHERLERLSVPDSLLLTEGDSPRSDEFDDAWRVEPPFGPFPRALSRSYPLTAEVPERTDRAALEAAADGVARLVEVNPDAAVTLAHRGWPAGVLERVPDSVDFVDLRGNDGR